The genomic segment AATGGTGACCGTGGTCCGGTTCAACAGCCCGCTGGAATCCACGTCGTTGGCGACGACGTCGATCAGCACCGGCTTGACGTTGGTCGTGGCGGCGCTGTCGTTCGTGGCGGTGGGCGGCGTGAGATCGACGGTCGGTTGCACCGTGCCGGTGATCGTGTAGCGGCCCAAGTCGCCATAGGTTCCTTGGCTGGCAACGACGAGGCGATAATCGCCCTGTGCGACCGAGGTATTGATCGTCGCCCCCAGGCTGTTCGAAGGGGCCGCCGAGGCGATCAACGTGTTAAACGAATCGCGTAGCTCAATCCGCGCATCGAGATTTGCGCCGACCGAAGCGACGTTCACTGTCAGGCTGATGGCGCCGGCGCCGCTGGAGAAGCTGAAATAGTCGACGTCCGCCATCTGGCTGATCAGGCCTGAACCGCTGCGGCTGTTATTGAACGCGGACAACGCTGTAGCGGTTCCGGCGCTGTTGCCGTGATCGTCCGCGACATAGCCGTAGCCGTTGGTTCCGTTACTGAGTATCAAGAGGTTGTCTTGGTAAGTGCTCGAAGTGTTGGTGGTGCCGTTGGCCCACGTGCTGCGTTCCGAATAGTAGCCGACGCCCATAATCGGCGCCCAATTGGCGTCCCCTTGGTAATAAGTCGATTGGAGGTTGCCCTGAGCGTCGTACAGGCTTTGATGCAATAGCCCCAGCGCGTGCCCGTATTCATGGCTCGTCGCCTCGGCGACGTACTTGCCGTTACCATTGCCGAGATTCGCCGAGAACACGTAGACCGTGTTAACAACGCTATTCGTAAAGGCGTTGATATACGCCACGCCGCCGGCCGAACCATACCAACTGCCGTTACCGCCGATCGATGCGCGCAGGCCGACGCCGTTGCTGAAATTCCCAGGATCCTGCGTCGTGACGTCGATGTTAAACGGCGCGAAGTCCTCGGACACGCGTTCCCAGATCTCTTGAATCGTGCTTAGTTCGCTATTGCTGAACGTCGTGGCGTCGCCGTCCCGATCGAACACGGGCGTCGTAACATTCGAATAACTGCCCCAGGTCGATTCGAAGTGTCCGTTGAAATCGAGATAGAACTTCGCCGTGGCGCTCGAGCGGCTGTGCAGGAGCGGAATGCTCGACAGGGGATTGCTGGCCTGAGGCTCTTCGGCTCCGACCGGCTGGTTCAATTCCTCGGCAAGCAGCACCGAGGCGTCGATCAGCGGCAGTCCGCAGGCGCACAACGTGCCGCCGCATTGAGAGCAGCAGCAACTATCTGAACCCCAATCGGCGTTCATAAGCTGCTTCGCCTCGAGCGGCTCGATCCGCAGCGCGCGCCGTTTCCGCGGCCTGTGGCGCGGGGCGGGCGCAACCGCCTTGGGAGTAAGTGTCCAGCTAGTTAGCCAATGCGAAATAGAGCGGCGCGATGCCATGGAAGTCCCCGTCCCGGATGCTCAGTCGTGGCGGCGCGAACGGCCGTTTGGATCGATCGACGGGCATCGACGCGGCGGGGAAAAGATGAGTAATTTCCGCTGCGCGACGACCGGCACTCTGGGGAGGGGAACCCCTGCTTCCAGCGGGACTCCACGGCAAACCTAGGTCAAAAGACGACCAGACGCAAATCACGTGCGTAACGGTTCGGGCAGTCGGACATGTTCTGCGGCGAATCGCGATTGTGCGGTGTCAAACACTCGCCAATCAGGTCGAAAACAGCGGCAAGCTCGCTCGGCAAACTACCTTCCGGCAGACAACTTGCTTGAACATTTCCTGGCGCGGCTATACCCTGGAAGGGACATGTGCGAGTTTCCTTCCACGGCTGGCGGACCGGAACCCGTCGGTCGAAATGTTTCGCTCGGTCGCGCCGCTCGGAGAGATCGGTGACGAAAACTTTGTGTTGGTCGCGTTGGTGCGCGCCGTGGGCCGTGGCGTTCGCGCTGGCTTGGGGTGTTACGGCTGGCGCTACCGAACCGTATGCGGCGTTTCTCGAAGGCCTCAAACAGCGCGGCATGCTGGACGAGGCCGCGGCCTATCTGGACTTGATGGCCGACAGCCCGCTGATTCCGACCGAACAGCGCGCCCGCATTCCGTTCGAAAAAGCGCAGCTCCAGTTCGACCGCGCCCGCGCGGAGCGAGACACCACGCGGCGCATGAAGCTGCTCGACGAAACGGCGGCCGGCTTCCGGACCTTCGCCGAGGCCAATCCCACGTCGCCGATGCTCCCGTCATTACGGATGCAATTGGGGAGCATTCTGGCCGAACGGGCCAATACCGCCGTGGCTCAGGCCGAACAGCCGGAGAACGCCGCTAAGAAGCCGGCACTCTATGAGCAATCGCAAACCTGGTTCACCGAAGCGCTCCAGGAAATCACCGCCGCGGAGATGGACTTGCTGGCGAAGATCAAATCCTTGCCGGAAGCTGACGCCGCGGTGGATGGGCTGCGCAGCGATTTGATTCGCGCGCGGTTGATGCTCGGCGCCGTGTTGTTCGATCAGGCGAAATCATTGGCCGCGGACAATCCGGAGCGCAAGAAGTTGTTCGAGGCCTCCGCCGAGAAATCGAACGAGGTTTACACCAAGTACCGCTCGCTGTTCGCGGCCTTGCGCGGCCGGCTGAACGAAGCCCGCGCTTATATCGAACTAGGCGACACGCAGAAAGCGCTCGGGATGTTGAACGAGATTCTCGTTCAGCCCTCGGAGGAACCGCTCGTCCGCGAGGTCCAATCGCAGGCGCTGGAGTTGGCGATTCCGGCCTGGTGCTCGGACCAGGAGAAGAAATACGCCGAAGCCGCGGCGGCGGGGCGTTTGTGGCTCAGCGGCGCGAAATCGGCTGATGCCCGCACGCCGTTGGCGCTGGCGGTGCATTATTTCACCGCGGTCGCCATCGAGCAGCAATTGCTGCATGCCCAGGCCGGCGACGCGTTGCGCGAGGATGACCTCAAGGTCGAAGCTCGCGATTTGGCGCAGATGGCCAGCCGCTACCCGAACCGGCATCAACTGGCCGCGCGCGAGTTATTCCATCGCATGCGGGGCGAGCGCGCCGCGGACGCCAAGGAACCGCAATCGTTCGCAGAAGCGTTCAGCTTGGCGGAAGAAGCGATGCGCGAGATGGAAGGCCGCTACCAGCAAATTCAACTCGCACCGAAGACCGGCGACTCGGAGAACGTCGCGCAGTATGAGCAAGAGTCGCGGCGGTTCGGGAAAGAAGCCCAGCGATTTTTCCGCCTGGCGCTCAGCCTACAGACTCCCGAAGTGGAGATGGAGCAAGTCAACTCGGTCCGCTACTACCTCTCGTACGTTCACTACCGGCAGGGAAATTACTACGACGCCGCGATCCTAGGCGAGTTTCTGGCGCATGGATACCCGCAGTCGAGTTGGGGGCGCAAAGGCGCTCAACTGGCTTTGGCCTCGTATCTGGCTGAACACAATTCCACGCCCGAACCGAACCGCGGATTCGACGCCAGTCGCTTGGAGAGTATCGCGACATACGCTGCGAAGCGTTGGCCCGGCGAACCGGAAGCGGACGAGGCGGTGATGTTGCTGGTCGAATTGGCGGTGATGGACAAACGCGCCGGCGATGCGATCAAATATCTGGAACAGGTTCCGACGGCCTCCCCGCGCCGCGGCGACGCTGAATTGAAGACCGGACGCGCGCTCTGGGCGCAATACCTGGCCACAAACCGACTGGAGCCGGGGCAGCGGCCGCCGCAAACCGATCTGGATCAACAAGCCAAGCAGGCGCGCGAGTTGCTCGTCTCGGGCGTCGCCCGGGCCGCCGGGGGCAGGGCTTCGACAGAGCTAGTCGCTGGCGCAATTACCTTGGCATCGATCAAGCTTAACGAAGGTGACGCCGCTGGCGCGCTCCAAGAACTGACCAAGGAAAGCTCTGGGCCGCTCATGCTTGCAGCGAGCAATGATCCGCTGCTGGCGCAAGGCAACTTGAAGGCGGAAACGTATCGCCTGGGGTTACGGGCCTATATCGCCGGGCAGGACTTCGCGAAGGCCGACGAAATGCTCGTGCTACTCGAGAAAGAAGTCGCGGCCGGCGGCGACGAAGCGGCGAACGAGCGTTTGACGATGGCGTTGGTCTCGCTGGGGCGCGAATTGGAGCAACAGATTACTCAACTGCGCGAATCCGGTCGCATCGATAAGATCGCGTCCATCTCGGCGGGGTTTGAGAATTTTCTCAAGCGCATTCTTGCCCGCGAACAGGGGAATGATTTCAACTCGTTGAACTGGGTCGCCGGGACGTTCGCGAGCCTGGCCACGGGACTCGACTCTGGCGCGGGAGAAAGTTCCGCGGAGGCGAAGCCGTATTTTCAGCAGGCCGCCGAGGCGTATCGCTTACTCGTCAAGAAGTGCGACGACGGCTCATTCCCAGCGACGCCGCAGCAGCGGATGGCGATTTCGGTACGGCTGGCCAGCGTGCTGCGCCGTTTGGGGCAGTATGAAGAAGCGGTTGACTTGCTGGTGAACGTGCTCAAGAAAAACAATCAATTGCTGGACGCCCAGCAGGAAGCCGCGATGGCGCTGCAGGCCTGGGGCGAAAAAGATGAGAAATACTTCGACGCGGCGATTCGCGGCCATCGCCAGGCCAAGAACAAGCAGGGACAAATCGTGCCGATCGTCTGGGGGTGGGCGCATTTGTCGCGTCGTGTCGCCGGCAGCGAGAAATACGCCGAAGTCTATTTTGACGCCCGGTACAACCTGGCCAGGTGCCGATTGAAGCAGGCCATGAAGCTCAAACAGCAAGGGCAGTCCAAGGCCGCTGACGAATCACTGGCGCGCGCGGCGGCGGAGATTGGCATTCAATACCGTCAAACGCCATCCCTGGGCGGCGCGGAATGGTCGGGCAAATTTGATAGCCTGTTGCGCACAATTCAGCAAGCCGCCGGACAGCCGGCGACGGGGTTGCCGTCTGAGAAACCGATGGCCAAGAACAAGTAACGTGACCACAACGAGTTGATGATGCAGACATTTCGATTCACCAAGTGCGCATTCCTGGCCGCCCTGACCGTGCTCGCCGGCGCGATGCCCGCTTGGGCGGATACCATCGGACGCCATCATGGCGCGCCGATTCCGGGCGACGTAGTTTCGATGTCGCCGTTGGAGGTTAAGGTCAAGCAAGGCTCCACGGAGAAATCGATTCCCGTCAACCAGATCGACTATATCGGCTGGAACGCGGAGCCGAGTCAGTTGAAGAACATCCGCGCCAAACTCAAGGCTGGCGACTATGAGTTCGTGATTCAAACCGCGGACAAGATCAAACCGGAAGATTTGAAGCGCAAGGAAATGCAGCAGGACGTCGAGTTCTATCGCGCGCTGGCGAAAGCACGATTGGCCTTGGCGGGCGGCGGCGACCTGCGCGAGGCCGGTCAATTGATGAAGGAATTCGTCAAACAGAACGACGGTAGTTACCACTTGCTGCAGGCGGCCGAAACGCTGGGCGATTTGCTCGTGGCGGTGGGCGCGTATGACCTGGCCGCGGTGGAATACGGCAAGCTCGACAAGACTCCTTGGCCGGACATGAAGGCCCGCGCCGCGATCGCCATTGGCCGTGCGCACCTTTCGCAAAAGAAATACCCGGAGGCGTTGGCGGAGTTCGACAAGGTGCTCAGCGTGCCGGTGACGGAGGACTCCGCGGAAGTTAAGACGCAAATGCAGACGGCGCAGCTCGGCAAGGCCACTTGCCTGGCCGCCACGGGGCAGTTCGACGACGGCATCAAGCTGATTGAGAGCGTGATCGCCGAGGCCGACCCCGAGGCCGCCGACCTGCACGCCAAGGCGTACGTAACGCTCGGCAATTGCTACCGGCAGAAACCAGGCTCGACCAAGGCGGCGTTGCTGGCGTTCCTGCATGTCGATGTGTTGTATTCGGCGCAAGCGGAGGCGCACGCCGAGGCACTGGCGAACCTGCGAGAGCTCTGGAACGAAGTCGGCAAGCCGGATCGCGCCCAGCAGGCGGCGGAGATGCTGGCCGAACGCTATGCGAACAGCGTTTGGGCGAAGAAGTAGCCGCGCGATCGTTACGACCGCTACCATATCGCGTTTGCTTTACGCTTGGCGCGATCAGGACTAGACTGAATGCTGCGACACCACACTGCGAACACGGGCGAGAGGAAAGATCATGGCGGAGCATGACGGACGTTGGGCCAGTTTTGCCGCCGGAGGCCTGCGCGGCGTCGGCCGCATTTGGTCGATAACTTGCACCGCGGCGTTGGTGGGACTGGTGTTGTTCATCGGCGCCAACGCAGTCTTTGCGCAGGATGCGAAGGAAGCGGCCGCAGCGAAACGTGCGGCAGCGGATGAAGCCGCCGAACTCGAAGAAGTCGCCGATGATGTACCTGCCGCCGACGCCCCGGCTCCCCAGGCGGCCGCGCAGCAACCGGCCGCAGCATCAGCGGCGCCGACCAGTGCGCCGCGTCAGAACTTGCTGTCCTGGATGTACAAGGCGCTCGGTAGGACGTACACGCTCGTGTTCCTCACGATCTCGTTCACTTTCGTGGCCCTGATCGTGATGAACTTGCTTTCCGTGCGGCGCGATCGCGTGGTGCCGGAGGCGCTCGTAGCCGCGTTCGAAGCACACCTCAATGAGAAGCGCTATCAGGAAGCCTACGAGCTGGCCCGCACCGACGATTCGTTTTTGGGACGCGTGCTTTCAGCCGGCCTGGCGAAGTTGCAGACCGGTTATCCGGAAGCCATCGAGGCGATGCAGGAAGTCGGCGAAGAAGAGACCATGAAGCTGGAGCAACGCGCCGGCTATGTGGCGCTGATCGGCACGATTAGCCCGATGTTCGGTCTCCTGGGCACGGTGGACGGCATGGTCGCCTCGTTCGGCGTGATCGCCGACAGCGCCACGCAGCCCAAGCCATCGCAACTGGCCGAAGGCATCGAAATGGCGCTCGTGACTACGCTGGTCGGCCTCTGGTTGGCGATCCCGGCGATCGGCCTCTACCACTTTTTGAAAAATCGCATCGCCCGCCTGGTGTTGGAAGCCGGCATCGTCAGCGAAAGCCTGATGAGCCGCTTCAAGGCTGGTAAGTAGGCGGAGGACTAAAGTGAAAGAGGAGGAGCCGGACGTGTCGCCCCGTTGGGGCTCAGGCAATTTTTAACGTATTCAATCCAGGGGTTGCCACCCCTGGCTACTATCGGTCGCCCCTGAGGGGCTAAAGGCATACTCCTCCTTTACTCCTTTACTCCTTTACTCCTTTACTCCTTTACTCCTTTACTCCTTTACTCCTTTACTCCTTTACTCCTCACGCCCCATGCGCATCAAACGTTACGACGCGGCGCCGCCCGAGTTGGATATGACGCCGATGATCGATATGACGTTTCAGTTGATCTGCTTCTTCATGGTGGCGCTGAGCTTCGATGAAGCGGATCGGAGCGAGAAGGTGCGGCTGCCGTCGAGCGAATTGGCCAAGCCGGCGGATGTGCCCTTCGAGTTGCCGATTACGTTGCAATTGACCAGCGAAGGGACGGTGCTGTACGCCGGGGAGGAACTGGCCTTGGCGAATCTCGGGTCGAGGCTCGTTTCCGAAGTGCAGGTCATGGAACGACTGGGGAAAAAGCCGTCCGACGCCACGGTGATCATTCGCGCCGACGGCGACGCGCCGACCGGCAAGGTGCAGAAATTGATCCAGGCATGCCAGGAACGACGCTTCGAGATCTTTGCGCTCCGCGCGCGGCAGGAGCAGAGCTAAGCCATGCGAATTCGCAAATCGGCCGGCACCATGCCGGACAAGATCGACCTGCAGATGACGCCGATGATCGACGTCGTCTTTCAATTGCTGATTTTCTTCATCTTCTCGTTCAAGATCGTCACCCAGGAAGGGGACTTCAACGTCAAGATGCCGCTGGCCGGCGGCGCGGCGATGAATACCGATGTGCTGCCGCCGTTCAAAGTGCGGCTGCAGGCCGGCGCCGACGGCAAACTCTCCGGCATCCAGCTCGACGACCAGCCGATCGATAGCTTCAAGACGTTGCACGAACAAATCATCGCCCGCATCGGCGTCGACGCGCCGGCGTCGCTCAAGGAAAGCGCCGAAGTTGAACTCGACTGCGACTACGGCCTGCACTACCGCCACGTGATCGACGCCATCACCGCCTGCTCCGGCTATATCGCGCCGGACGGCAACATCGTGAAGTTGATCGAAAAGATTCGGCTCACCCCGCCGAAACAGTGAGATTCACCTCGGACGGAGAGAGTTTGAAGTCTTCAGTGTTCAGTTTTCAGTGACTTGAAACTACGTCCTCACTGAAAACTGAACACTGAAAACTTCAAACTCCCTCCGTGCTCTCCGTGGTGAAGCACTGGAGTGACCCTTGCTATTCGTTGGGATAGACGAGTCCATAGCAAACCGGGACGACGATCAGCGTTAGCAATGACGCTACGGTGAGGCCGAAGACCACGGCGCCGGTGAGGGGTTGCCAGAATTCTGCGCCGCCGCTGAGGTTCAAGAGCAGCGGCAGCATGTCGCCGACGGTCGTCGCCAGCGTGAGAATCACGGGGCGCGAACGGATGATGCCGGCTTCCATCAGTGCGTCTTTCACGCGCATGCCGCGCGCCCGCGCGTTGTTGGCGAAATCGACGAGCACGATGGCGTCGTTCACTACGACGCCAGTCAAGCTAACCAGCCCGATGAACGACGCGAGGCTGAACGGGAAGCCGTACAGCCACATGCAAAGCACGACGCCGATAAAGCTCAGCGGCACCGTGAACATCACCACGACGGCTTGCCGAAAGCTGTTGAACTGAATCACCAGGATGCCGAAGATCAGCACGACGCCGATCGCCATCGACGTGACCAGATAGCCGAACGCCTCGCGCTGTTCCTCGTTCTCGCCGGTGAACGTCGCGCGGACGCCTTCCGCGTCGGTGCCTGGCTTGCCGATAAAGGCCATCGCATTGCCCTGCACCGGCTCGAAGCCGAGGCTGGGCAACAAGCTGCCGCGCAATTCGGTGAAGACTTCCGCGGGGATTTTGTCCGGAACCACGTCGCATCTGGCATTCACGGACCGGCTGCGCTCATACCGATTGATGCTGAACAACCCAGCGTCGCGTTGAATCTTCGCCACTTCGCCGATCGTGGCCATGCGCCCCGTGGAACTGGTAATCATCAATCGCGAGACGTCGTCCTCGTAGCGTTGAAATTCCGGCGCGGCCTGCACGCGCAGCGTCACGTCTTCGTCGTCGAGCGAGAGCTCGATCGCCGTGTCGCCTAGGATCGCGGTTTGGATCGCGGCCGAAATCTCCTGCTTGCTCATCTCGAACATGCCGGCCACGGCGGGGTCCGGCTCGATGACCAACTCGGGACTGTCGGGGCGATAATTGCATTCGGCGTCGAGCGTGCCGGGAATGTTCGCCAGTTGCGCCGCCAGGCGTTTACCGAGCGCGCCGAGTTGTTCCAGGTCTTTGCCGGTCAACCGCACCGCCACCGCCGCGCCTCCCGGCGGGCCTTCTTGCACCGCCTCAATGCGATATTTCATACCCGGCCATGGTTTGATCTTCTCGCGCAATTCCGCGATCACAAGGTCCTGATGCCGATCCCGCTTGCTGGGCGCCACGAGTTGCACCATCACCTTGCCGAATTCCGGCCCGGTGACGCTGTCGCCGTCGATGCGATTCGCCAGGCCGGCCGACGAGCCGACGGCGGTGACATAGTTGTCCAGTTCTCCCGTGTCGCGTAGTTCTTCCAGCGGATCGGTGATGCACTTCGCGGCGCGAATCGTTTCTTCGATGCTGTAACCGAGCGGCAGTTCGTACGTAAGTTCGAACTGGCCGCGATCGCTCCCAGGAAAAAAGTCAAAGCCCAGGAAGAAGACGCAGACGAACGCCGCCCAAGCGACGCCGACCAGACAACAGCCCAGCGCCACCCAAGGGTGATAGAGGCAATACTTCAACATCCCCGCGTAAGTGCGGGTGAAGAAGCCGAGTTTGGGACGTAACTGATCGCTGGCAAA from the Planctomycetia bacterium genome contains:
- a CDS encoding biopolymer transporter ExbD is translated as MRIRKSAGTMPDKIDLQMTPMIDVVFQLLIFFIFSFKIVTQEGDFNVKMPLAGGAAMNTDVLPPFKVRLQAGADGKLSGIQLDDQPIDSFKTLHEQIIARIGVDAPASLKESAEVELDCDYGLHYRHVIDAITACSGYIAPDGNIVKLIEKIRLTPPKQ
- a CDS encoding MotA/TolQ/ExbB proton channel family protein, with amino-acid sequence MAEHDGRWASFAAGGLRGVGRIWSITCTAALVGLVLFIGANAVFAQDAKEAAAAKRAAADEAAELEEVADDVPAADAPAPQAAAQQPAAASAAPTSAPRQNLLSWMYKALGRTYTLVFLTISFTFVALIVMNLLSVRRDRVVPEALVAAFEAHLNEKRYQEAYELARTDDSFLGRVLSAGLAKLQTGYPEAIEAMQEVGEEETMKLEQRAGYVALIGTISPMFGLLGTVDGMVASFGVIADSATQPKPSQLAEGIEMALVTTLVGLWLAIPAIGLYHFLKNRIARLVLEAGIVSESLMSRFKAGK
- a CDS encoding efflux RND transporter permease subunit, which translates into the protein MKISAKAIDNPRATIVGTLLVLLLAGVAIFTIPVQRTPAIDLAVVLVAVPYPGAEPSEVEEQITRKIEDALQRLNKVDFIASSSLRGSSVTQVIFLDGVDPKRARDDVEHLVNQIRNELPVRREIQPIITDIDFESVPLMLVNVSGPPGFDERALKQIAEDIQEDLQGISGVANTQLFGGREREIHVDANPDRLAQYGLSINKLRQAIATAHAELPGGPLNTGEFNLQLRNDTRFKSVEDIRQVVVSQSEGRLVRVSDVAEVSDTYRRLMNVAQLDGHDCATIIVNKEANINTLGTAKAIRHRVEELQDVYPQVKLSITRDISGDISEMFNVLGSNAIQGAMVLCCILIWSMGFRSALLVITAIPFATAIGLIALYALGLPISNMVLFSFILVLGMVVDGAIIVTENIHRHIERGLPPIEAAKIGVEEVSVPVIAADLTAVAAFGPLLLVPGILGDFMGVMPVVVSTALLGSLIVDHFLVPVLASRFFKQRPVPAALTTDGQAGFFASDQLRPKLGFFTRTYAGMLKYCLYHPWVALGCCLVGVAWAAFVCVFFLGFDFFPGSDRGQFELTYELPLGYSIEETIRAAKCITDPLEELRDTGELDNYVTAVGSSAGLANRIDGDSVTGPEFGKVMVQLVAPSKRDRHQDLVIAELREKIKPWPGMKYRIEAVQEGPPGGAAVAVRLTGKDLEQLGALGKRLAAQLANIPGTLDAECNYRPDSPELVIEPDPAVAGMFEMSKQEISAAIQTAILGDTAIELSLDDEDVTLRVQAAPEFQRYEDDVSRLMITSSTGRMATIGEVAKIQRDAGLFSINRYERSRSVNARCDVVPDKIPAEVFTELRGSLLPSLGFEPVQGNAMAFIGKPGTDAEGVRATFTGENEEQREAFGYLVTSMAIGVVLIFGILVIQFNSFRQAVVVMFTVPLSFIGVVLCMWLYGFPFSLASFIGLVSLTGVVVNDAIVLVDFANNARARGMRVKDALMEAGIIRSRPVILTLATTVGDMLPLLLNLSGGAEFWQPLTGAVVFGLTVASLLTLIVVPVCYGLVYPNE
- a CDS encoding tetratricopeptide repeat protein, with amino-acid sequence MTKTLCWSRWCAPWAVAFALAWGVTAGATEPYAAFLEGLKQRGMLDEAAAYLDLMADSPLIPTEQRARIPFEKAQLQFDRARAERDTTRRMKLLDETAAGFRTFAEANPTSPMLPSLRMQLGSILAERANTAVAQAEQPENAAKKPALYEQSQTWFTEALQEITAAEMDLLAKIKSLPEADAAVDGLRSDLIRARLMLGAVLFDQAKSLAADNPERKKLFEASAEKSNEVYTKYRSLFAALRGRLNEARAYIELGDTQKALGMLNEILVQPSEEPLVREVQSQALELAIPAWCSDQEKKYAEAAAAGRLWLSGAKSADARTPLALAVHYFTAVAIEQQLLHAQAGDALREDDLKVEARDLAQMASRYPNRHQLAARELFHRMRGERAADAKEPQSFAEAFSLAEEAMREMEGRYQQIQLAPKTGDSENVAQYEQESRRFGKEAQRFFRLALSLQTPEVEMEQVNSVRYYLSYVHYRQGNYYDAAILGEFLAHGYPQSSWGRKGAQLALASYLAEHNSTPEPNRGFDASRLESIATYAAKRWPGEPEADEAVMLLVELAVMDKRAGDAIKYLEQVPTASPRRGDAELKTGRALWAQYLATNRLEPGQRPPQTDLDQQAKQARELLVSGVARAAGGRASTELVAGAITLASIKLNEGDAAGALQELTKESSGPLMLAASNDPLLAQGNLKAETYRLGLRAYIAGQDFAKADEMLVLLEKEVAAGGDEAANERLTMALVSLGRELEQQITQLRESGRIDKIASISAGFENFLKRILAREQGNDFNSLNWVAGTFASLATGLDSGAGESSAEAKPYFQQAAEAYRLLVKKCDDGSFPATPQQRMAISVRLASVLRRLGQYEEAVDLLVNVLKKNNQLLDAQQEAAMALQAWGEKDEKYFDAAIRGHRQAKNKQGQIVPIVWGWAHLSRRVAGSEKYAEVYFDARYNLARCRLKQAMKLKQQGQSKAADESLARAAAEIGIQYRQTPSLGGAEWSGKFDSLLRTIQQAAGQPATGLPSEKPMAKNK
- a CDS encoding biopolymer transporter ExbD, giving the protein MRIKRYDAAPPELDMTPMIDMTFQLICFFMVALSFDEADRSEKVRLPSSELAKPADVPFELPITLQLTSEGTVLYAGEELALANLGSRLVSEVQVMERLGKKPSDATVIIRADGDAPTGKVQKLIQACQERRFEIFALRARQEQS